In one window of Catalinimonas alkaloidigena DNA:
- a CDS encoding TlpA family protein disulfide reductase has product MKHVVFPLVLVLALASCSAKKEKETTPPPAPATPSAAPAPAAPQNDLPPIPVSLTDGSTQQINGLSGKTVLVLFQPDCDHCQREARQIHENLGRFYDYQVYFISSAPLAEVRQFAVDYQFADVPNFHFGTTSVVNVLQQFGSIPTPSIYVYSDEGKLVQKFEGETPIDQILPTL; this is encoded by the coding sequence ATGAAACATGTCGTATTTCCGCTGGTACTGGTGCTGGCTCTGGCGAGCTGTTCCGCGAAAAAAGAGAAAGAGACCACGCCACCCCCGGCTCCGGCCACGCCGTCGGCAGCACCCGCCCCCGCCGCGCCGCAAAACGACCTTCCGCCGATTCCGGTCAGCCTGACCGACGGCTCTACGCAACAGATCAACGGCCTCTCCGGCAAAACGGTCCTGGTGCTGTTTCAGCCCGACTGCGACCACTGCCAACGCGAAGCCCGGCAGATTCACGAGAACCTCGGGCGCTTCTACGATTACCAGGTCTATTTCATTTCGAGCGCGCCCCTGGCCGAAGTCCGGCAGTTTGCGGTCGACTATCAATTTGCCGACGTGCCCAACTTTCACTTCGGGACCACCTCGGTCGTGAACGTGCTCCAGCAGTTCGGCTCCATCCCCACGCCGTCGATCTACGTGTACTCCGACGAGGGAAAACTGGTGCAGAAATTTGAAGGCGAGACGCCGATCGATCAGATTTTGCCGACGCTGTAG
- a CDS encoding GNAT family N-acetyltransferase, with product MDFFEKTGKMAIGSRLRMLSERLTDEATAVYRSYGVDLKPKWFPVFFVLSQGEAKTVTALAEEIGHTHPSVSKIVREMAKGGLVEERKDKRDGRKNVISLSEKGRAVQGQLADQYADVNQAIEHLLAQTRHDLWKALEEWEFLLSQQSLFRRVQACRKEREARNVQIVPYEPNYQEAFRSLNEAWISAYFTMEPADYKALDHPQEYILDRGGHILVALYNDEPLGVCALIPMDDPDYEFELAKMAVSPRAQGKGLGWLLGQAVVDKARLLGATKLYLESNTRLEPAISLYHKLGFQKVVGHPTPYERSNIQMELILTP from the coding sequence ATGGATTTCTTCGAGAAAACTGGAAAGATGGCCATCGGGAGCCGGCTGCGCATGCTCAGCGAACGGCTAACCGACGAAGCGACGGCCGTCTACCGCTCGTATGGCGTAGACCTCAAACCCAAATGGTTCCCGGTCTTTTTCGTGCTTTCGCAGGGAGAAGCGAAAACCGTGACGGCCTTGGCGGAAGAGATCGGCCATACACACCCCTCGGTAAGCAAAATTGTGCGCGAAATGGCCAAAGGCGGACTGGTAGAGGAGCGGAAAGACAAGCGCGACGGACGTAAAAATGTGATCAGTCTTTCGGAAAAGGGACGGGCGGTACAGGGCCAGTTGGCCGACCAATACGCCGACGTCAACCAGGCCATCGAGCACCTGCTGGCGCAAACCCGCCACGACCTCTGGAAGGCGCTGGAAGAGTGGGAGTTTCTGCTGAGCCAGCAGTCGCTGTTTCGGCGTGTGCAGGCGTGTCGGAAGGAGCGGGAGGCCCGGAACGTACAGATTGTGCCCTACGAGCCGAACTATCAGGAAGCCTTTCGGTCCCTCAATGAAGCGTGGATCTCCGCCTACTTCACGATGGAACCGGCCGACTACAAAGCGCTGGACCATCCGCAGGAGTACATTCTGGACCGGGGCGGGCACATCCTGGTCGCGCTTTACAACGACGAACCGTTAGGTGTTTGCGCCCTGATTCCGATGGACGACCCCGACTACGAGTTCGAGCTGGCGAAAATGGCGGTTTCGCCGCGGGCGCAGGGCAAAGGGCTGGGCTGGCTGTTGGGGCAGGCCGTGGTGGACAAGGCGCGTTTGCTCGGGGCCACGAAACTGTACCTGGAAAGCAATACGCGCCTGGAACCTGCCATCAGCCTCTACCACAAACTGGGCTTTCAGAAAGTGGTGGGACACCCCACGCCCTACGAACGAAGTAATATTCAGATGGAGTTGATCCTTACGCCATAA
- a CDS encoding NUDIX domain-containing protein, translating into MSLTRPAIAVFLTNARGEVLLQKRKLEQQWGLISGKFEFGETVEQAAVREVWEETGRWCRIEQLIGVYSDPLTQVYAYPDQAAVHYVTIYLKASFTEEGPIVLNDESLEFRFFPPDALPDNLLRMSEFWLADALHSEAAHLR; encoded by the coding sequence ATGTCACTTACCCGCCCGGCCATCGCTGTTTTCCTCACCAACGCCCGTGGAGAGGTGCTTCTGCAAAAACGCAAACTAGAACAGCAGTGGGGCCTGATTTCCGGGAAATTCGAGTTCGGAGAAACGGTCGAACAGGCGGCCGTCCGCGAAGTGTGGGAGGAAACGGGGCGGTGGTGCCGCATCGAGCAATTAATCGGCGTCTACTCCGATCCGCTGACGCAGGTTTACGCTTATCCCGACCAGGCAGCGGTGCATTACGTGACGATCTACCTGAAAGCCTCTTTCACAGAAGAAGGACCGATCGTGCTGAACGACGAGTCGCTGGAATTTCGCTTCTTTCCGCCCGATGCGCTGCCCGATAACCTCTTGCGGATGTCGGAATTCTGGCTGGCCGACGCGCTGCACAGTGAGGCAGCCCACCTGCGCTAA
- the rph gene encoding rifamycin-inactivating phosphotransferase has protein sequence MRSYVLDFQEIDRTHLALVGGKGAHLGELSTMVGIRVPEGFCITTDAFRDVLAATPSVPPLLAQLARLNVDDRAQIAALSGAVRQALETAPLPAGLREEVGRHLARLGAAHAYAVRSSATAEDLPTASFAGQQDTYLNLVGAETILRHVSRCWASLFTERAVAYRLQHGFDHRHVHQAVVIQKMVFPQASGVLFTADPVTSHRRVVSIEACFGLGEALVSGQAAADRYRVRHEAVIDRKIATKPWALYASPTGGTEPRAIAPEQQQRPVLTDAQLLALARIGQHVETHFGAPQDIEWCWAEDEFYLVQSRPITTLYPLPEAPEAKGPRVYLSVGHQQMMTDPMRPLGWSMWQMLASRPMYQAGGRLFVEVADTLASPTGRNLLLHAMGQHDPLIKDALVTLLKREEFIGSLPASSAAPPSALDPPLVADEPPVALVTELMARSKAELAALQQTIRTRSGEAVVACIEEDIRQMRQSTTVAQTLRLVMTAVNAAAWLNTHLEEWLGEKNAADALSQSVPNNITSEMGLALLDVADVLRPYPELVAYLQHTTEEDFLEQLDRFEGGAEARDAIRAYLDRYGMRCSGEIDITRTRWAEKPTLLLPMLLNNLKNVAPGAGKLKFEQGRQHALRTERDILARLKQLPEGTYKAEATQRHIALLRNFAGYREYPKYSIVSRTFVYRQALLREADRLVEAGVIPHREDVYFLTFEEFRDAVRTRIVDARLIDQRKEEHCRHAQLTPPRVMTSDGEIVTGTYPREHLPADALVGLAVSSGTVEGRARVITHLAEAELEEGDILVTTFTDPSWTPLFVSLKGLVTEVGGLMTHGAVIAREYGLPAVVGVENATRLIRDQQRIRVNGTDGYVELL, from the coding sequence ATGCGTTCGTACGTACTTGATTTCCAGGAAATTGACCGAACCCACCTGGCGCTTGTCGGCGGGAAAGGGGCTCACCTGGGCGAACTGTCCACCATGGTGGGCATTCGCGTACCGGAGGGGTTTTGCATTACCACGGATGCCTTCCGGGACGTCCTTGCGGCAACCCCGTCGGTGCCTCCGCTTTTGGCGCAACTGGCGCGGCTCAACGTGGACGATCGGGCGCAGATTGCGGCATTGAGCGGAGCCGTGCGTCAGGCCCTCGAAACCGCTCCCCTTCCGGCGGGCCTTCGGGAAGAAGTTGGTCGTCACCTTGCCCGGTTAGGTGCAGCCCACGCCTATGCCGTACGTTCCAGCGCCACCGCCGAAGATTTGCCGACGGCCTCGTTTGCCGGACAACAGGACACGTACCTGAACCTTGTCGGCGCGGAAACCATCCTGCGGCACGTCAGTCGGTGCTGGGCTTCGCTGTTCACCGAACGGGCCGTTGCCTACCGCCTTCAACACGGCTTTGACCACCGCCACGTTCACCAAGCCGTGGTAATTCAGAAAATGGTTTTCCCGCAGGCGTCGGGCGTATTGTTCACGGCCGATCCCGTCACTTCCCACCGCCGGGTGGTGTCCATCGAAGCGTGTTTCGGTCTGGGAGAGGCGCTGGTGTCCGGTCAGGCGGCGGCGGATCGCTATCGCGTTCGCCACGAGGCGGTGATCGACCGCAAAATCGCAACCAAGCCGTGGGCGCTGTACGCGTCCCCGACCGGCGGCACCGAACCACGGGCGATTGCACCGGAGCAACAGCAACGCCCTGTCCTGACAGATGCGCAACTTCTGGCGCTGGCTCGCATCGGCCAGCACGTCGAAACGCATTTCGGGGCACCTCAGGACATCGAGTGGTGTTGGGCAGAAGACGAATTCTACCTGGTTCAGAGCCGCCCGATCACGACGCTGTATCCCCTTCCCGAGGCACCCGAAGCGAAAGGCCCGCGCGTCTACCTCTCGGTAGGACACCAGCAGATGATGACCGATCCCATGCGACCGCTGGGTTGGTCAATGTGGCAGATGCTCGCTTCCCGCCCGATGTACCAAGCAGGAGGCCGGTTGTTTGTGGAAGTGGCCGACACGCTGGCCTCTCCCACCGGCCGGAACTTACTCCTCCATGCCATGGGGCAACACGATCCGCTCATCAAAGACGCGCTGGTGACCTTACTGAAGCGAGAAGAGTTCATCGGCTCCCTCCCTGCCTCGTCCGCTGCACCACCCTCGGCCCTGGACCCGCCTCTCGTGGCAGACGAACCGCCGGTGGCCCTCGTGACTGAACTGATGGCGCGTAGCAAAGCTGAGCTGGCCGCGCTCCAGCAAACCATTCGGACCCGCTCGGGCGAGGCAGTAGTTGCGTGCATTGAGGAAGACATCCGGCAGATGCGCCAGAGCACAACGGTCGCGCAAACGCTGCGGCTGGTCATGACGGCCGTGAACGCAGCGGCCTGGCTCAATACACACCTGGAGGAGTGGCTGGGCGAGAAAAACGCAGCCGACGCGCTCTCGCAATCGGTGCCAAACAACATCACGTCGGAAATGGGGCTGGCGCTCCTGGACGTGGCCGATGTGCTTCGTCCGTATCCGGAACTTGTCGCGTACCTGCAACACACCACGGAAGAGGATTTTCTGGAGCAGCTGGACCGGTTTGAAGGTGGCGCCGAAGCCCGCGACGCCATCCGGGCGTACCTAGACCGCTACGGCATGCGGTGCAGCGGCGAAATCGACATTACCCGTACGCGCTGGGCCGAAAAGCCCACCCTCTTGCTACCCATGCTTCTCAACAACCTGAAAAACGTCGCGCCCGGGGCCGGAAAACTCAAATTTGAACAGGGACGGCAGCACGCGCTGCGAACAGAGCGGGACATCTTGGCGCGCCTGAAACAACTGCCGGAGGGCACATACAAAGCCGAGGCTACCCAACGGCACATCGCCCTCCTGCGGAATTTCGCCGGGTACCGCGAATACCCCAAGTACAGCATCGTGAGTCGGACGTTCGTCTACCGGCAGGCGTTACTTCGCGAAGCCGACCGGCTCGTAGAGGCGGGCGTTATTCCCCACCGGGAGGACGTCTATTTTCTCACGTTCGAGGAGTTCCGCGACGCCGTCCGCACCCGTATAGTAGACGCCCGGCTCATCGACCAGCGCAAAGAGGAACACTGCCGCCACGCGCAACTCACCCCGCCCCGCGTCATGACGTCCGACGGCGAAATTGTGACGGGGACCTACCCACGCGAACACCTCCCCGCCGATGCCCTGGTGGGACTGGCGGTTTCGTCCGGCACGGTAGAGGGACGCGCACGCGTCATCACCCACCTCGCTGAAGCTGAACTGGAAGAAGGCGACATCCTGGTCACGACCTTTACAGACCCGAGCTGGACGCCCCTGTTCGTTTCCCTCAAAGGTCTGGTGACCGAAGTGGGCGGACTGATGACCCACGGGGCCGTCATCGCCCGCGAATATGGCCTGCCCGCCGTGGTCGGCGTAGAAAATGCAACTCGGTTGATTAGAGACCAGCAACGAATCCGGGTGAACGGGACCGACGGGTACGTGGAACTTCTGTGA
- a CDS encoding MarR family winged helix-turn-helix transcriptional regulator has product MDDTLLSRLRKLNQRYAFTSLQMHEAIARKAGLSGTDHKYLGFLMQKGQMTAGELATLTGLTTGAVTGLIDRFEKRKLVKRQFSPDDRRKVIIVPDTQKIMALLAPLYRDYRTRTDDLIASFSEEELQTIETFFTKAIDLMNDTVHRLTR; this is encoded by the coding sequence ATGGATGACACGCTCCTGTCGCGCCTCAGAAAACTCAACCAGCGCTATGCCTTTACGTCCCTTCAGATGCACGAGGCCATCGCCCGCAAGGCGGGACTTTCGGGCACAGACCACAAGTACCTGGGGTTTCTGATGCAGAAAGGCCAGATGACGGCGGGCGAACTGGCCACGCTGACCGGCCTGACGACCGGCGCCGTTACCGGGCTGATCGACCGCTTTGAGAAGCGAAAGCTGGTCAAACGCCAGTTTTCTCCCGACGACAGGCGGAAGGTGATCATCGTACCGGATACGCAAAAGATCATGGCGCTTTTGGCACCGCTCTACCGAGACTACCGCACCCGGACCGACGACCTGATCGCGTCTTTTTCGGAAGAAGAACTGCAAACGATTGAGACGTTCTTTACAAAAGCGATCGACCTCATGAACGACACCGTCCACCGCCTCACCCGCTAA
- a CDS encoding class I SAM-dependent methyltransferase, with protein sequence MTEFWESSFRDKQTMWGFAPADSAVATAALFQAQGLRNVLIPGFGYGRNAAPFTDQGANVTGIEISETAIHLARQHYGDRLQVHHGSVTDMPFDQRRYDGVFCYALIHLLDAPERAKLIADCYRQLRPGGFMVFVAISTRTAAYGDGIARGKNQFETRHGVTLFFYDAAAVEEEFGRYGLMEAKEIDEPAQQAGPKPSQKFWQITCRKPA encoded by the coding sequence ATGACAGAATTCTGGGAATCGAGTTTTCGGGATAAACAGACCATGTGGGGCTTCGCTCCGGCCGATTCTGCCGTGGCCACCGCGGCGTTGTTTCAGGCGCAAGGGCTCAGGAACGTGCTCATCCCCGGCTTCGGCTACGGCAGAAACGCCGCGCCATTTACGGACCAGGGCGCGAACGTGACGGGCATCGAGATTTCGGAAACCGCCATTCATCTGGCCCGGCAGCATTACGGGGACCGCCTTCAGGTGCATCATGGCTCGGTGACGGATATGCCGTTCGACCAACGTAGGTACGATGGCGTTTTCTGCTACGCGCTCATCCACCTGCTGGACGCTCCGGAGCGCGCCAAACTGATTGCCGACTGTTATCGCCAGCTCCGCCCCGGCGGCTTTATGGTGTTTGTGGCCATTTCCACGCGCACCGCGGCTTATGGCGACGGCATAGCGCGCGGCAAAAACCAGTTTGAGACCAGGCACGGGGTTACCCTTTTCTTTTACGATGCCGCCGCTGTGGAAGAGGAATTTGGTCGCTACGGATTGATGGAAGCCAAGGAAATCGACGAACCCGCCCAACAGGCAGGCCCCAAGCCTTCTCAGAAATTCTGGCAGATCACCTGCCGCAAACCCGCCTAA
- the pheA gene encoding prephenate dehydratase — protein MSLSLDELRHQIDEVDSQLLQLLNQRMGYVRQVGELKRQSNTIIYRPEREKAIIDRLSATNQGLLSRAAIEAIFLEIFAISRNFELPERVAYLGPEGSFTHQAAESRFGAVSEYMPLGDIRAVFEAVQTNRARFGIIPIENNQEGLVPETMDQLAAMQDLKIAAEIPMPIHFAFASVNDRLHEIKKIYSKDIAFGQCRRFLDATFREQKPELVPVDSTSRAAKLALNDPHAAAICSHIAARLYDLPMLFDNIEDSTDNFTRFLVVARDFKSQPSGNDKTSLLARLPHSDEPGSLVTFLQDFHRAGINLTKIESRPAKSGRNFQYMFFVDLDGHIDDARIKPVIEQHADVLQWLGSYVKLC, from the coding sequence ATGTCTCTTTCCCTTGACGAGTTACGCCACCAGATCGACGAAGTCGACAGCCAACTGTTGCAGCTGCTGAACCAGCGCATGGGCTACGTCCGGCAGGTGGGCGAACTGAAACGCCAGAGCAATACCATTATTTACCGCCCCGAACGCGAAAAGGCCATCATCGATCGGCTGAGTGCGACGAACCAAGGGCTGTTGAGCCGGGCCGCCATCGAGGCCATTTTTCTGGAGATTTTTGCGATCAGCCGCAACTTCGAGCTGCCCGAACGGGTAGCGTACCTGGGACCGGAGGGGAGTTTTACGCACCAGGCAGCCGAAAGCCGGTTCGGGGCGGTGAGCGAATACATGCCGCTGGGCGACATCCGGGCCGTTTTCGAAGCGGTGCAGACCAACCGCGCCCGGTTCGGCATCATCCCCATCGAGAACAACCAGGAGGGGCTCGTGCCCGAAACGATGGATCAGCTCGCGGCCATGCAGGACCTGAAGATCGCCGCCGAAATTCCGATGCCGATCCACTTTGCGTTCGCGTCGGTGAACGACCGCCTCCACGAAATCAAGAAAATCTATTCGAAAGACATTGCGTTCGGGCAGTGCCGCCGCTTTCTGGACGCGACGTTCCGCGAACAAAAGCCGGAACTGGTGCCGGTCGACTCCACGTCGCGGGCGGCCAAGCTGGCGCTGAACGATCCGCACGCCGCCGCCATCTGCTCGCACATCGCCGCGCGGCTTTACGACCTGCCGATGCTGTTCGACAACATCGAAGACTCCACCGACAATTTCACGCGCTTTCTGGTGGTGGCCCGGGATTTCAAAAGCCAGCCCAGCGGCAACGACAAGACTTCTCTGCTGGCGCGCCTCCCCCACTCCGACGAGCCGGGCAGCCTGGTCACGTTCCTGCAGGATTTCCACCGCGCGGGCATCAACCTCACGAAAATTGAGAGCCGCCCTGCCAAAAGCGGCCGGAACTTCCAGTACATGTTTTTTGTGGACCTGGACGGCCACATCGACGACGCACGCATAAAGCCCGTCATCGAACAGCACGCCGACGTACTCCAGTGGCTCGGCAGTTATGTCAAGCTGTGCTGA
- a CDS encoding cation:proton antiporter, translating to MDYFQAFGILISLSAAFGYINHRFLRLPTTIGLMLIALFLSLLLIVLGIFDPELVQPISRALSEIDFSQVLMEVMLSFLLFAGALHVDVTALHQQRWPVLIFATLGVVASTFMVGTGFYFLLQWVGFPIDYIYCLLFGSLISPTDPIAVLSILHKAHVPKELEVKITGESLFNDGVAVVVFLTLLEIAQLGAGEVGAGEIATLFAQEALGGGLFGLALGYGGYLLLKSIDAYVVEVLITLAMVTGGYLLAQQLHLSGPLAVVVMGLVMSQQGRKFAMSDETRDYVDLFWEMIDEVLNAVLFVLIGLEVLVLEFHREYFLIGAAAIVIVLLARLISVGLPISLMSLRRDFVPYTITILTWGGLRGGISVALALSLPGDMPRELIVAVTYLVVIFSIVVQGLSIEPLVRRLKVGTG from the coding sequence ATGGATTACTTTCAGGCATTTGGCATTCTCATCAGCCTTTCGGCGGCGTTTGGGTACATCAACCACCGCTTTTTGCGGCTCCCGACCACGATCGGGCTGATGTTGATCGCCCTCTTTCTTTCGCTCCTCCTCATCGTTTTGGGCATTTTCGATCCGGAACTGGTGCAGCCGATCAGTCGGGCGCTGAGCGAAATCGACTTTTCGCAGGTGCTGATGGAGGTGATGCTGAGTTTTCTGCTGTTCGCCGGAGCACTGCACGTCGACGTCACCGCCCTGCACCAGCAACGGTGGCCGGTGCTGATTTTCGCCACGCTGGGCGTGGTGGCCTCCACCTTCATGGTCGGGACGGGCTTTTACTTCCTGCTTCAGTGGGTGGGCTTCCCGATCGACTACATTTATTGCCTGCTGTTCGGCTCGCTGATTTCGCCCACCGACCCCATCGCGGTGCTGAGCATTCTGCACAAAGCCCACGTACCCAAGGAACTGGAAGTAAAAATTACGGGCGAGTCGCTGTTCAACGACGGCGTGGCCGTGGTGGTGTTCCTGACGCTGCTGGAAATTGCCCAACTGGGCGCAGGGGAAGTGGGCGCAGGCGAAATCGCCACCCTGTTTGCACAGGAAGCCCTCGGGGGCGGACTGTTCGGGCTGGCGCTGGGCTACGGCGGCTACCTGCTGCTGAAGTCGATCGATGCCTACGTGGTCGAGGTACTCATCACCCTTGCGATGGTGACCGGCGGTTATCTGCTGGCGCAACAGCTCCACCTTTCGGGACCGCTGGCCGTGGTGGTGATGGGCCTGGTTATGAGCCAACAGGGCCGTAAATTTGCGATGTCGGACGAGACGCGCGACTACGTGGACCTGTTCTGGGAGATGATCGACGAGGTGCTCAACGCGGTGTTGTTCGTCCTGATCGGGCTGGAAGTGCTGGTGCTGGAATTCCACCGGGAGTATTTCCTGATCGGCGCGGCCGCCATCGTGATCGTGCTGCTGGCCCGCCTGATTTCGGTCGGGTTGCCCATTTCGCTCATGAGCCTGCGGCGCGATTTTGTGCCCTATACCATCACGATCCTGACCTGGGGCGGTTTGCGCGGCGGCATCTCGGTCGCGCTGGCCCTCTCGCTGCCGGGCGACATGCCCCGCGAACTGATTGTGGCCGTTACCTACCTGGTTGTCATCTTCTCCATCGTGGTGCAGGGCCTGAGCATCGAGCCGCTCGTGCGTCGCCTGAAAGTCGGTACGGGCTAA
- a CDS encoding FtsX-like permease family protein, translating into MLRNYLTIALRNLLKNRGYTIINLVGLAVGLAGILLIVLYINHELTFDRHHTKARRIVRVLETDPNLGIAASVPFPVGPTLQLDYPEQVEATVRLYNFQSATLPLQYEDPVGNRRQFNESAFFFADSTFFRVFDAQFLKGNPQTALDDPYSVVMTQSAAQRYFGPADPMGKVLQFEKLHDLHVTAVVADPPPASHFHYELLASFAALRTIMPKGIPDEDWYTNPVWTYALLRDAADTATLQAQLPQFAQRHLHPALKETARFQLEPLTDIHLHSLAEGNIEPNSNIRLIWIVGTVAVFLLLIAGINFINLSTARAFDRAKEVGIRKVAGAHPGQLIAQFLAESIILCLMAAALAVFLAWLALPVLNNLTDRHLSLQHQSGVWVLFLAATLLIGIAAGSYPAFVLSSFRPVEVLKGRTGGRPTGNAWLRQSLVVVQFFISIALIGATITAYRQLRYIQKARLGFEAEQVVVLPVERTSLVSKYDAFKQQLLTHSAIRAVTGVNEIPGTGTPNSTYRPVGGSDDDMKLYSVMYVRDDLTKTLGIPLLAGNDFPSTYESENIIALINRAMMQEMGWATPEEAIGQHIEGTLEGRIRVVGVVDDFHYGSLHYKVGPLLIDYCSLEKLKNYFTHYVLVRVQTDDLPGVIRDIGATWQQFTDQDAFDYYFLNDELQQLYHSEQNFSKLAGIFATLAALIASLGLLGLTAFSIQKRKREIGIRKVLGASESQIVLLLGKNFTLLIGIALVLAIPVVYLGMSRWLEDFAYHISLRADIFLLAGLAALLLAWFTVSWLTVRAAWTNPVDTLRAD; encoded by the coding sequence ATGCTCCGCAACTACCTTACGATTGCACTTCGTAATCTGCTGAAGAATCGTGGTTATACGATCATCAACTTAGTTGGGCTGGCCGTCGGGCTGGCGGGGATTCTGCTCATTGTCCTCTACATCAACCACGAGTTGACGTTCGACCGCCACCACACCAAAGCCCGTCGCATCGTCCGGGTGCTGGAAACCGACCCGAACCTGGGCATCGCGGCGAGCGTCCCGTTTCCGGTTGGCCCCACGCTGCAACTGGACTATCCCGAACAGGTAGAAGCGACCGTCCGCCTGTACAACTTTCAGTCGGCTACGCTACCGCTGCAGTACGAAGATCCGGTCGGCAACCGACGGCAGTTCAACGAGTCGGCGTTCTTCTTTGCCGATTCGACCTTTTTCCGGGTCTTCGACGCGCAGTTTCTGAAGGGCAATCCGCAAACCGCCCTCGACGATCCGTACAGCGTGGTGATGACCCAGTCGGCGGCGCAACGGTATTTTGGCCCCGCCGACCCGATGGGGAAAGTGCTGCAGTTTGAGAAGCTGCACGACCTGCACGTGACGGCCGTAGTGGCCGATCCGCCCCCGGCGTCCCATTTTCACTACGAGCTGCTGGCTTCGTTTGCCGCCCTGCGGACCATCATGCCCAAGGGCATTCCGGACGAAGACTGGTACACCAACCCCGTCTGGACCTACGCCCTGTTGCGCGACGCGGCCGATACCGCCACACTCCAGGCGCAGCTCCCGCAGTTTGCGCAGCGGCACCTCCATCCTGCCCTGAAAGAGACGGCACGCTTCCAGCTCGAACCGCTAACCGACATTCACCTGCACTCGCTGGCCGAAGGCAACATCGAACCCAACAGCAACATCCGCCTCATCTGGATCGTGGGAACGGTGGCCGTGTTTCTGCTCCTGATTGCAGGCATCAATTTTATCAACCTCTCGACGGCCCGTGCTTTCGACCGGGCCAAGGAAGTGGGCATCCGGAAGGTCGCCGGGGCGCATCCCGGCCAGCTAATCGCTCAGTTTCTGGCCGAATCGATCATTCTGTGCCTGATGGCCGCCGCGCTGGCCGTGTTTCTGGCCTGGCTGGCCCTGCCGGTGCTCAACAACCTGACCGACCGTCACCTGAGTCTGCAACACCAGAGCGGCGTTTGGGTGCTTTTTCTGGCTGCTACCTTGCTGATCGGCATCGCCGCCGGAAGCTACCCCGCGTTTGTGCTGTCGTCGTTCCGACCGGTCGAAGTGCTGAAGGGCCGCACCGGCGGACGGCCTACAGGCAACGCCTGGCTGCGGCAAAGCCTGGTGGTCGTGCAGTTTTTCATCTCCATTGCGCTGATCGGCGCTACCATCACCGCCTACCGCCAGTTGCGCTACATCCAGAAAGCACGCCTCGGTTTCGAAGCCGAACAAGTAGTGGTGCTGCCGGTCGAACGCACCTCGCTCGTGTCGAAATACGATGCCTTCAAGCAGCAACTCCTGACGCACAGCGCGATCCGGGCGGTGACGGGCGTCAACGAAATTCCGGGCACGGGCACGCCCAATTCGACCTACCGACCCGTGGGCGGTAGCGACGACGACATGAAGCTGTATTCGGTGATGTACGTGCGCGACGACCTGACCAAAACGCTGGGCATTCCACTGCTGGCCGGAAACGACTTCCCGAGTACGTACGAGTCGGAAAACATCATTGCGCTGATCAACCGGGCCATGATGCAGGAGATGGGCTGGGCGACCCCCGAAGAGGCCATCGGGCAACACATCGAGGGAACGCTCGAAGGGCGCATCCGCGTGGTGGGCGTGGTCGACGATTTTCACTACGGATCACTGCACTACAAAGTAGGTCCGCTGCTGATCGACTACTGCAGTCTGGAGAAACTGAAGAATTACTTTACACACTATGTCCTGGTCCGCGTGCAGACCGACGACCTGCCCGGCGTGATTCGCGACATTGGCGCAACCTGGCAGCAGTTTACCGACCAGGACGCCTTCGATTACTACTTTCTGAACGACGAGTTGCAGCAACTCTACCACAGCGAACAGAATTTCAGCAAACTGGCGGGGATTTTTGCGACGCTGGCCGCCCTTATTGCCTCGCTCGGCCTACTGGGGCTCACCGCCTTTTCCATTCAGAAACGCAAGCGGGAGATCGGCATCCGCAAGGTGCTGGGTGCCTCCGAATCGCAAATTGTACTGCTGCTGGGGAAGAATTTTACGCTGCTGATCGGCATTGCGCTGGTGCTGGCCATTCCGGTGGTGTACCTCGGCATGTCGCGCTGGCTGGAAGACTTTGCTTACCACATTTCGCTGCGCGCCGATATTTTTCTACTGGCCGGCCTTGCGGCCCTGCTGCTGGCGTGGTTTACGGTGAGCTGGCTTACCGTGCGGGCGGCGTGGACCAATCCGGTCGATACCCTGCGTGCCGACTAA